A single window of Hirundo rustica isolate bHirRus1 chromosome 16, bHirRus1.pri.v3, whole genome shotgun sequence DNA harbors:
- the LOC120760108 gene encoding perilipin-3-like, which yields MASAVPDEEEVAQSSLEKEQEAAVKEVASLSLVSSACDVVSAAYASTKESHPYLRSVCDAAEKGVQSVTEAAASCVQPVLATLEPHVAAASEYASKGLDKLGEKLPLLQKPVEQILSDTKELVSSGVAEVKEAVGSKVQGVLDVTKDTLQSSVGAARPAVTGAAGLLLEPAVGQTGVCGAEDVLGGAEGDSLPIGNEELAQLAVCEEGTDVLPLEQQRQHRRYFVRLGSLSEELRLFAHLHSTARIKQVWQGMQGALAQLHCILELIEAFKQGFNQKLQEGQEKLYRLWLDWSRKYLQESGDESPAEPEEMECLTLLMARRITQQLQLTCCGVVAAIQGLPCSLQDKLKRALSAIEELHAAFSVANSFQDLSSGALTQSQRELAVIQEYMEELLDYLQNNTPLSWLVGPFSPREKQDQSSQEEEAEAAGAGHLGTSSTPM from the exons ATGGCCTCTGCTGTGCCTGACGAGGAGGAGGTtgcccagagctccctggagaaggagcaggag GCTGCAGTGAAGGAGGTGGCCAGCCTGAGCCTGGTGAGCTCTGCCTGTGACGTGGTTTCTGCAGCTTATGCCTCCACCAAGGAGAGCCACCCCTACCTGAGGTCCGTGTGTGATGCTGCAGAGAAGGGAGTGCAGAGCGTGACcgaggctgcagccagctgtgtGCAGCCAGTGCTGGCCACCCTGGAGCCCCACG TTGCTGCAGCAAGTGAGTATGCTTCCAAGGGTTTGGATAAACTGGGGGAGAAGCTGCCACTCCTTCAAAAGCCAGTGGAGCAG ATTCTCTCTGACACAAAGGAGCTGGTGTCATCCGGAGTGGCCGAGGTGAAGGAGGCTGTGGGCAGCAAAGTGCAGGGGGTGCTGGATGTCACCAAGGACACTCTGCAGAGCAGCGTGGGGGCTGCCAGACCCGCGGTgactggtgctgctgggctgcttcTGGAGCCTGCAGTGGGACAGACGGGTGTCTGTGGAGCAGAGGATGTGCTGGGGGGAGCAGAAGGTGACTCTCTCCCTATTGGAAATGAGGAGCTAG CGCAGCTGGCAGTGTGTGAGGAGGGCACGGACGTgctgcccctggagcagcagcgcCAGCACAGGAGGTACTTTGTGCGCCTGGGCTCTCTCTCGGAGGAACTTCGCCTCTTTGCCCACCTGCACTCCACGGCCAGGATCAAGCAGGTGTGGCAGGGCATGCagggggccctggcacagctccactgCATCCTCGAGCTG ATTGAGGCGTTTAAGCAAGGATTTAATCAAAAGCTtcaggaggggcaggagaagCTCTACCGGCTGTGGCTGGACTGGAGTAGGAAGTATCTCCAAGAGAGTGGAGATGaaagccctgcagagccagag GAGATGGAGTGTCTGACCCTGCTGATGGCACGCAGGAtcacccagcagctgcagctcaccTGCTGCGGGGTGGTGGCTGCCATCCAGggcctgccctgcagcctgcaggacAAGCTGAAGCGGGCTCTCAGTGCCATCGAGGAGCTGCATGCTGCTTTCTCAGTGGCAAACTCCTTCCAGGATTTGTCCAGCGGTGCCTTGACCCAGAGCCAGAGGGAGCTGGCTGTGATCCAGGAGTacatggaggagctgctggattaCCTGCAGAACAACACTCCCCTGTCCTGGCTGGTGGGACCCTTCTCCCCCAGGGAGAAGCAGGATCAATCctcccaggaggaggaggcagaggcagcaggagctgggcacctGGGAACCTCCAGCACCCCCATGTAA